The Theobroma cacao cultivar B97-61/B2 chromosome 1, Criollo_cocoa_genome_V2, whole genome shotgun sequence genome contains the following window.
AGCATTACCGTTAGGCAGGCGAGGGACTACAACAGGTGCACCACGAATCTTTTCAAGAGCAAAGCTTATCCTTAATGGTCGACCTAGCAATGCCTGCAGCCAAAAGAATATCAGTTTGGAAGCAGCTTCAAATATCTCATAAAATGATCTCCTAGGCAAGACCACTTCAGGTTCCAGAGAATCAAAATAGTCTGCATACCTTTCCATCCATAGCATCTTTAGCACATCTGGCTTCATCTTCTTTAGAAAAATGAACAAACCCAAAGCCTCTTGACCTACCAGTGTCTTTATCATACATTATCCTCACTAGAACAGGAACACCAACAGGACCAAAGAGCAATCATAGTGTAGATTGAACAGACTAAAGGCCAATTAAACTGCAAAAATTATTACcatctttataaaaaaaatgtgagcAAGCTTCAAATTCAGGTTCGCACATGTTAAAATGTCCAATTCACTCAGCAGGGCAACCTTCGAAAGATAACTTTTGTTTCCCCAAAATGAGTTTAAGGTCaggttttatttattttttagcaATAAATTTCTCTGATAATCTTATAATCTTTTGAAGTGGTTGTTGATGGTTGCCAATGCAGTAAATGGATCAACAATAATGTGAAGTAATCAGAGGAAGTCATTGTTTCCAAAGATTAGTAATTTTAGCAAACACCACCAGTTAAAATGGTCATTGGTAAGTGGTAACCAGTGACTCCTAAGGCCAACACATGGTAACAGCAGGTTTTTCCCCCACAAATTAACTTGTGCCCTTAGTAAAGTAATTTCTTAGTATTATATAACTTTaagcttgaattttgaatgatgagaaaaaaaaaagagtagtTTTCTGTGTTGATTCATATATATGACTGTCATGCTGTGAATATGAGAAAATCTTAGAAAATATAATTCTACAAGCTATCTTTTCATGAAATAACAAACCCTtacatttgtttttgctttgcAGTGAAAGGCACTATGGTATTTAACACTTCAATTCTGGGGATATTATCTAACCAATTTAGTGAGGTGTCATGGTAATCGCTAATCAGCAGCCACAAGTTACTTCTTCTAGTCAGCTTGGATTCATTTCACTTTCAGCTCAACATTGATAGGTTATGGGTGCGGGTTTCCCTTGAATAAAACATAAACAACAGTAGGAAAAGAAGAGCATATTTTGCACTAACTATTTAACAATTTTGAGTTTCctataaaattatcatttcattaacATTTCCCATGTTGTCAAACACAGCTTTGGTCTTGAAGATGTTGGAGAAATAGCTTGCATATTGTGGGCTATATGGAAAGCAAGAAATTTAAGAATCTTTAGGAACCAGATTATGGATCCTGTACAGGTGCTTGAGCTGGGACTTGACATGAAAAATCAATATTATATGGCTATGGATGTTGATGCAACAGAGTGTCGGGCTATGGAGAGAGACAATAGAGGTTTTCGATCGAGAGGACTGACTCTGCATTCTGATGCGGCAATGGACCAAGTAGATGGAACAACAAGAGTGGGTGCCGGATTTATCATAAGAAGGTCGAATGGTGGATTTCTTTGTGCTGCTGGAAGGAAAATGCAGTGTTGTGCAAGTGTGGAGGAAGCTGAGTTAAGGGCTCTGGTTTGGGCTTTAGTATACTGTGATAAAGAACATATTATGCTTACTAATATTTATCTGGATAATCAGGTAATTACAGGATGGAtaaataaaaagcaaaataCTGGAGCTTTGGGTCACTTAATTGAAGATTGTGCATTTTTTATGGAGAGGATAAACTGTCAAGCCATTGATTTCTGCCCAAGAGAGACTAATCAGACAGCACATTCGAATTGCCCAAGTAGCTAAAAGAATGGTGGATGAGGTGAGAGAATGGAAAGATTTATCAAAATTACTAGTGTTAATCCAAAAAGGTGTTGATAATGATAGGAATAAGTTTATAAGACATGGAGGGgtaaattaaatttgtatAAGAAATTGTAATATTCCATGGTAGATGAGTACTCTTTTTTGCTTATCATAGGTTTGTCCCACAGGGTTTACTatgataaggtttttaatgaggcTCAACTCCATGggataagaaacaaaaagggtgGGATGTTTATCTTTGTCTAATATTGATTATCTCAGTGCATATGACAATTGTGGAATTAATGAAATGTATTTTTCTGTCAAAAAAAAACACAGCATaaagaatataaatatatcaacTCGTATTTTCTTTCATCCTAAATTGACTATTTGTTGACACTGTGATCATTCAGACAATTCATCGAACACCTAAATGGCTCTACTAAGCAgtcaaaaaaattgtaaaagaaaattgaggTTGAATGCAGTAACCAACCTTCAGAGACGTGACCAAAAGAGGAGAAGGCATCTTTCAAGGATTTCTCATCAACTGACCATGACAATCCTTCAACACCCAATACCCATCATGTTAACAAGAATCACAAAGAGAAacagagagaaaaataagcatgagaaatagagaaaaagaggaGACCTGCAACAAAGAGTTTGCCGTTGGGAGGAGGACGGGAGGAAGATGAAGTTGGTGAACAATAGAATCGCCAGGATGAATAAGTTCGATTATCAACTATTGTCGAAGCTCTTCCAGCAATGAACCTCATGAGGCTCTTCTTCATTCCTCCGCCAAAGATCCACCACTGTTTTTCCTCCTAAAGTccaaattatttctttttcgtCCGCTTGTTGCTCTTTATTGACAAAATTAGGAGTAGCATGTATAGGTTGAGACGATTAGTTATGTTTAAACAAGAATAAAGGTAAATCTATTAAGttatgttttggttaaaattactaattaaattagtttatctttttatttaatagacagatagattaaaatttttaacattttgaGTAGAAAATGTGTATCAAATGAAATGTTGCAATGCATTTAAGTAAATTTTAGTAAAGTAAATTTATTCCTTCTAGTGGTTTATACATCTTCTTCAAGGAGCAAAACTGTAAGATTGATAGTGGTAAATAAAGTAGAGTTTATTTACATCTTGATTATTTTTGTGTGCAAAAGAACATTATTGGACGTCAAGATTTTAAGACAGCTGATGATTAATATGGAAATTGAGCCCCCAGCTCCAGCATTAGAGTATAATTGATGTCATTTGCAAACGGCCCAACGAATTGAACAGGACCTGAAACAGAACATAAAAAGATGAACATCAAACGCTAGTGCTAGGCAACAAATGTTTATAAACGAGTGAAATGCTTCAACTTTTAAGTTATTAAGAATCAAACAAGTAGTCGcagtatatatatagataaatgATATAGTAACGGGGAAAGCTGGTAAGTCAGCTGAGCATAGTATAGGGTGGTGTTTCCATGCTACCATTATTTTCACTCTCCTTTTTATGATGTACATATTCTACAAGGTCCCACTAGATTAATCTATACTCTCTTTTACTTTATTCTCCTCCATCTTCTTTCATCCCAACACGTTGTCAGTGCATGTGTGAGGATCTTACTATCTAAAGTATATTGATTCTAACACATACAGGGCAGAAAGTATTAAAgtcattttataattttagcatggggttttttgttttggcaTTTTGCTTACtagatttttttggttttctgcTTCGGGGGATTATCAGGAGGTCGGCTCATCAGTTTCATTTTGCTCCAGTTGATTATCATGATTCTTCATTTAACTGACACACGGTGGGTCGTCTGAGGGTTGGGAAGATTTTGGTGTTGTCCTTTCATCGGCAAGAAAAGGGATCGTGCATATTATTAATCACAACTCTATGCTACAAAGAGGGGTAAAAGGGGATCTACTACCTGGGCTTAGATATCGATTCTTAGCGGCCCAATCGTCCCGCATGGATGCAAATTTCATGAATGGTGCAcctgaaatttcaaaattgcaACATACTGTCAAAATGAACAAGAACATCCCAACACTCTCTAAAGGGTTTTTTTTCCTGAGGCATAGCTGTTTGTCTAGAAGCTCACTGTTAGTCTGTTTGAACTGAAATGATCTGAAAATCAATACTTGAAATTAAGACAGCAAGCattcaagtcaagtaaaaGGTTGCAAACTTCTTTTACGTACCTTCAAGGTCCACCATTGCCTTCTTAATTACAGGCTTGAACTTCCCTGGCAGAAAGTTTAAACCAGTAAAAAATCAGACTGATGCTTGTGCATGTATGAggaatattatttatatacataaagAGATTACCTAAGTTTTAGAACTTAGAGGTTCATTCCCtcgaaagaaaaaaaaattagaggaCTTAGAGGTACATTATCAATAAGCTTTAGTGGGGTACAAGCTAGAAACTTGTTTGGTGGTGGAAAATATTAGGACAAAGCAAACCAAGCTTGCACTTAGTCACAATCAAAAGGGGTTCCTGCGATTGCAGTTAATCTTTGGGTTATGTCAACAAAATATGTTGTGGTATATTACCATGTCTTCGCTCAACGTCCATTAAGGATGTTAATGCTGTTCCTCCAACAGTCCATTCATCAACTGGAGCAGTCAAATTACCCACCTGTTTATAAGATATCATTAAGTAAAGTTACTTGAAAAAAAGTATGTTGAATCTCATCATTGTCCAACAAAGAGTTATATACAAGATGAATTATTAAAaggtgaaaaattaaaacaaagaaaacaaacaaggaaaaagaagaagaaaatataacACACACCGAAGAAATCAATCCAGTTTTTCCTGAATGAAGAAGGACTCCAGTAGCATAACCCAAAGCGTAACAGTAGTTGGCATCAAAGTTTGTTGGAAAACCACATCGACCCTCATAGCTATGAAGGGAAAGTCAATTATCATGTTAATTTGATACCATGAACAGAAACTCATAACTTCTATATAAAGTCATCAAATATGTGATCATAGTTATCCAGGTTCAAAAAAGGCATGCAGTATTCTTTACCCAAAGAAGTGGGGCTGTCCTTGAAAATGTCCCTTGTATGCACCTTCTTGCTTCCTTTGATCCAATTCAGTTTCCACCATTTGGATGAGCATTTTTTCTGTTTCTATCCTGGCAACCTGAACATATGGAACCCATATGATTTAAAACAATGGTTCAATTTTTGAGTAGGTAAAAGGTATAGGCATtggagaaaaagaggaaaaaaaaaaaaaaggaacctGCACATTCCCATGTGGATCTCTTTCAAGCAGTAGCTGCTCCTGAATTGCTTGAGGTAAAAACTCAAAAAGCTCTTGAGATTGGCTTCTGAGTTTCCTTTTCCACATCCCAGCTTCATCAACAACATCATGAACTAAAATTTCATTTAGCTCTGCAATAAGCTGTTTTGCCTGCCAGTGATTCACACCTCACGCTCACATCTCAAAACTATGACTCAGAGAAATTTCAAATGGACCGACAGCTGATTCACCTCACTGATGATGGTTAACATGGAGAAagcagaaaagaaaacataaggAGCAACTTCTGCTTTTGAAAATCATACCTCaggaataaaatcaataaggCCTTCTGGTAGAAGTATTACACCATAATTAAGCCCAAGTTCCAGACGTTTGCAAATGATATCTGCAATATGACTTGTAACATTCTTCATTGTTAGCTTTTTGGCAGCAACCTGCATCAAAGATAAAACCTTGTCAAACTGGGAAGCATTCAGGAAAGATATGATAATcataccaaaagaaaaagaaaaagaagacaacATTGAATTATGcacattatttattcaattCATTTTAGAATTCAAAAAATAGAAATCCTCAATTCCACCATTCAGTTTCCAGTAAATATGTGGGGTGACACCACTACACAAGCCTTTGCTTACTTTTGAAACAATCATCACTAAATTCAGAGGTTAGCTTATACAATTCCAGAAATCtagaaataattaaacaaCATCAGCCAACTTATCTAATGCAATATGCCGAATGAGTTCATATCCCATAATCTAACAAAATGGAATGGGAATTACAATATCAAcatcatataattatttatatttactaCTATGGAAAACCCTTCACCTGAAAATTCTCACTTGtaccaaaaaaagaagaagaaaaaacttcCATTCAGACAGCTTTAGTGATAAAGTTTCACTctaaaaccaaaaatcaatGAACATATTGCTACTTGCTGGTCATAAAATCATGTTCCAAAACCAATTTGTAAATCAAAAACAGGGGAGCATGTTGTTAGCTTTACTTTGAGCTAACACATGTTTTTCAAAGGTTGTACCATAATTGATAGAAAACAAGCTACAAAATGAAATGCAAAGACAATTAGTGTATACCTGGCAAGTAAGAGATGCGTCAAGAAAATCTATGGTACCATGTGTAGCAAATTATAGTTACTATAATGTTATAATAGAGTATGATGTCAAAAATTGTCCAAATattcctatttaaaatttgaaatgaagCCTTGAATAGTTTAAGCAtcagccaaaaaaaaaaaaagaacatttCATTCGTTATATTAAAAACTTAGCTCATCATTTCTGATATCACACCATGAagacaattaattttatgaataCACAACatagaagaaatttttaaaactgaGATCAATAGAGAATATCAGAGGACACAGAGCACCTCTTCCCCAATAATCGCAATATTTGGGTGAGTCTGCAAAGCACACTCCAAAGTTATATGAGAAGCTGCACGGCCCATGAGCCTTATGACTGCAACACAGATAATTAGGATTGCAACCAGCAGGAATAAAGACAATGAGAATATTAATTCGCACAAAAATATGTATAATAATAGATCTAGACAGACACATGACAACCTGATAAAgtggaaaaagagaaaatgaaaggcCTTCAATCGAGAATGAAGTTTTCCTTCTGTACATGCCAGATCATTTCTCAATCAAAGCACTTACAGTGGTAGTATTTTCCAGTTGAACGAGCATCTGTCATGACATTTCCAATCATCTCTGAATATATCTGCATATTCCAAGTAAATGCAGTTCATTAAATAACAATACCAAGTTTATCCGCGACCGATTGTAGTCGGGATTTTATGTTGGTAAGTGATCTTAACCCATATGGGATTAAAGAGaacaaaatatgaaaagtatAGTGTACCCTGATTTTGCAtcataaaatatgaaaattaatgCTATAAAGACTCCACCAAGTAAAATAACAATTACCTTGCATGCAGTGTCAAATCCAAAACTTATAGGCACCTCTTTGCATTTCAAATCGCCATCAATAGTTTTTGGGCAGCCAATAACTTGTGTCTTCATATTTTTACTCCTGCAAATTTAATGAAAGTGAACCATACAGCAGTAAACAGGAACTAGATGTCATCATGTGAATTAGCAGTTCAGCtctaacttttatttttaacaacaTGATCATATTTTGACAATTTCACAACATCAGAGTAAATTGTCTGATGAATGAAACATCATAGTAAATTGACAGAACATTGTCACCTAGTGGTGGAGTATTTTACCTAAAGTTCTCAGCAAGAAGGCAAGCATTTGTGTTTGAGTCATCCCCACCAACGACAACAAGCCCATCCAAATCAAGCTTCTTCACTGTTTCTTCAGCTTGCTTAAGCTGAAAGATATTTGCTATGCAAACTCAGTTATATAGGtttgaaaattgaatttcATTATACTAGattgaataacaaaattttagcAAATATCCACTAGCATTACTTAGGAGACATTACCGTTTAAAAGATTTAAACTGGGTAGAATTTTTAATATACAATTGCAATTGGCAAACTAGAATAACTAAAAAGTAGAACAAACCAAACTGTTGTGGTAACTAACCTGCTCTGGAGTTTCAATTTTGTCTCGACCACTGCAAATCATATCAAAGCCACCCTGCAATTTTATCCCAACTTGTGTCACATGTAGGCTACTCTGAGAGAAATTACTCAGTAAAAGGCTATTTtcacaagaaaaattaatgcaaTGGTACATCAAACGACacaaacacataattcatgtgttttttttttttcgaagGAAAAAAGTTGTCTACCTCACCCGCATTTTTTACTACCATGCAATGTGCATAGCCACTTTGAATAGAAACTTGGTCAAGTGAGTATGCAATACATGACTCAATCGTGACTTACTGTTACTGATTTATCAACTTAATGTAATAAAACTCAAAGTTTTTACCTGGTTTCTGTAAGGGTAAATTAACTCAGTAGACAGCTTAACATATTTGCACCTCACAATGCCCGCTGGACCGCCCTTAAACCCATAAAGTGTACTTCCTTTTGCGCGTTCTTGCAAGTAGTCTAACCGCAATAACCGGAAAAATAAATACACTcagaaattaaacaaattccCCACTGATCAGACTGAAGTCTGCTGgtagaaaatataaatacaagGTCCTTACCGAAAATCCCAGTTATCACATTGTGTCCCCCAGGAGCTTGCCCTCCAGACAAAACAACTCCAATCTTCAAACTCTGATGGCCCTTCATCTCAGAATCACCAGGAACCAACGAAACCGATGGCTTTCCATAAAGATTTGGAAACAAGTTCGCTATCTCATCTGCAAATTCATTCATGCACTACTTAATTACTCTTAGCTAGGaagttataaaaattctaaacGACACCATATATCTAAAGTGATATACTAGTGATTACTTTAGATTCAcgtttaaaattttgaagttatCGACCTAATAAGTACCCATATGTACCAAAAATGAAACTGcttcaaattaaaaagaatatatgTATGATTACTTTTCTGTGCATTTGTGGTGGAGTTTTTAAACTCCACGAACTAAGATGATGACTACTTGTGAACTATAAAAACGCTAatgtgtttatatataattatatattttgtgagATAGTCACGTACTTGGGTTTCCAGCAGCAGAGGTAGGGGGGCCATCAACGACTTTGAAGGAGCTTTTGAGGATAGATGGGAGGGGAGGGGAGTGGTTCAATCGGTTACTTTGGAGTTCACTGTAGACAGGGGGGAGGCGGCTGGGGCCTTCCTCCTTCTGAGTGTCGGCGAAGCCGTTGGTGGCGACGGCAGGTGACATGATCAACGTCTAAGAGAAAAGGTGGTGGAAACAGAGTAAAGAGAAATGGAGTTCTGGTATGGTGTTATGAGAGAAGGGCGGGGAGTTCGTTAAcgaaaaagggtaaaatagaCATTTGCGGTGGCCTTTAACGTAGGAGTAGGTGGCACTGTTAGTTGAGAAAGTTCGTAATCGTAACGAATCAGTAATGTAAAAGATGTTTATGGATATGGGTTTGGGTTTATTTTTTCAAAGGAAAATACTGCTCACTCATTGGAAACACCAAATGAGGTCTTCTCATATCGAGCGAAGAGGAAAAGCTTGATTTTTTATCGGTAGATTCTTCTTCATTAAAGACTATCGCTTTAGGGAGCGGAATTCCTAGAACTAGGAGGCCTTGGTCGTCATTCGTTAGAAGCACTGCGTCTTGCGCAAAGTGTTACCGGTCTGTGATGCCGACGGAATCCTCCTACTGTTAGAGCAATGCTCCAGCAGGTTTCAATATGAATTGGCAACGATGAATCCCATTGAATGAAATATCTCTGCACAGGGTTATTGATTCGAGTCCTTACAGGGATTCCCAGCTGCTACAACTCGAGACTTTCAAGGTGTGTAGGTTTGAACTTTcggaagaaaaaacaaatgagATTAATGAGATGGGAGAAAGTTAGTTTCTCTCTTTGAAGCTCAAAGTCTAACAGAGTTTTACATGTACCAAgaaaaaagttattatttctAATATGTCTCGTTATCCTTGTTGGTGAAAAGATTAGTTCAGATTGAGACAGAGGAGATGGACAAGGTCGCAAACAAAAGGAGATGAACCAGCATATTCTTCAGCCTGCATTGGTCATGAACCACCTAGCTAGCTGCCCATGCTGGCTCCTCTTTAGAGCTCAGCTTTCAGCTTTCTCCATtctatattttgtttatttggtaAACAATTGTTCTATAGTGGGTTTCGTGGATGTATTGGCATAACTTAACTTGGTCTGAACTAG
Protein-coding sequences here:
- the LOC18612340 gene encoding glycine-rich RNA-binding protein 4, mitochondrial, translating into MKKSLMRFIAGRASTIVDNRTYSSWRFYCSPTSSSSRPPPNGKLFVAGLSWSVDEKSLKDAFSSFGHVSEVRIMYDKDTGRSRGFGFVHFSKEDEARCAKDAMDGKALLGRPLRISFALEKIRGAPVVVPRLPNGNA
- the LOC18612342 gene encoding pyrophosphate--fructose 6-phosphate 1-phosphotransferase subunit beta, whose amino-acid sequence is MSPAVATNGFADTQKEEGPSRLPPVYSELQSNRLNHSPPLPSILKSSFKVVDGPPTSAAGNPNEIANLFPNLYGKPSVSLVPGDSEMKGHQSLKIGVVLSGGQAPGGHNVITGIFDYLQERAKGSTLYGFKGGPAGIVRCKYVKLSTELIYPYRNQGGFDMICSGRDKIETPEQLKQAEETVKKLDLDGLVVVGGDDSNTNACLLAENFRSKNMKTQVIGCPKTIDGDLKCKEVPISFGFDTACKIYSEMIGNVMTDARSTGKYYHFIRLMGRAASHITLECALQTHPNIAIIGEEVAAKKLTMKNVTSHIADIICKRLELGLNYGVILLPEGLIDFIPEAKQLIAELNEILVHDVVDEAGMWKRKLRSQSQELFEFLPQAIQEQLLLERDPHGNVQVARIETEKMLIQMVETELDQRKQEGAYKGHFQGQPHFFGYEGRCGFPTNFDANYCYALGYATGVLLHSGKTGLISSVGNLTAPVDEWTVGGTALTSLMDVERRHGKFKPVIKKAMVDLEGAPFMKFASMRDDWAAKNRYLSPGPVQFVGPFANDINYTLMLELGAQFPY